In Marinibacterium anthonyi, the DNA window CGCTTCTTCTGCGCAGCCGATCAACGATACGGCCGTCGATCGCCAGCAACCCGATGCAAATCAGACCCATTCCGGCATAGTGCCGCAGCGCCAGTTGTTCCTTGAGGATGAGCGTGCCCAGCAAAATGGCGCTGACCGGGACCAGCAGCGTCACAAGCGCCACATTCACCGCCCCGGCCGACGCGAGGATCCGAAAGAAGATCACGTAGGCCACAGCCGTCGACACGATGGCCAGCGCCAGAACCGATGCGATCACGGGCGGGCTTGGCATTGCCAAGGCCCAGGGCCGGTCAAAGGCGGATACGATCGGCACCATCATGAAGGTCGTCGCAACGAGCTGCCCGAACGCGACCTGTGTCGCGCTCAGGCTCATCGCCTTGAACCTGCGGCCATAGACCCCGGCGAAGCCATAGGACAGGGCCGCCCCCAAACACGCGAGCATCCCCACAGACGCGATGCCCGCCCCGTCGAGAACGCCGCCCGCCAGCAGAACGACCACGCCCAGAAAGCCGAACAGGATGCCGATGGCCTTGTTGGCCGCCATGCGTTCATCGGACAGCAGGAAATGCGCAATGATGATGGAAAAGATCGGCGTGGTGGCGTTGATGATCGAAGCCAGGCCGCTGGGGATCCTGGTCTGCGCCCAGAACAGGAGGCTGAAGGGGAGCATGTTGTTCAGAAACCCCATGACCAGGAATGCCACGACGGCCCCCTTCGAGAACGGCCAGGCTTCGCTTCGCAGCCTGAGGATCAGGGTCAGTGTCAGTGCGGCAATACCGGTGCGCAGCGCCACGACCGTCAGGGGAGGTAGCTCGCGCACGGCAACGGCGGCGAAAAAGAAGGATCCGCCCCACAGGAGGGATAGAAGAAGGAGCAGCGCCCAATCCTGCAATGTCATGCGCATGGCGGGTGTCCGTGAATCAGCGATTTGTCAGATATGTACAGGTTGGCGTTCCCAAAATCTGGCCGCTTTCGGACGTCATCACCCGCGCGGCCTCGCACCGCGCGGGGTTGGCAGGTAGACTTTTTCCATGTTCGATTTTGAGACATGCAACGCGGCGCGGCTGAGGCGCGATCCCGCCTTTGACGGAAAGTTCTTCACGGCTGTCCGCACGACAAGAATTTACTGTCGCCCGGTCTGTCCGGTGAAACATCCCTTGACGAAGAACGTCAGCTATTACCCGAGCGCCGCAGCGGCCGAGCGCGCAGGCTATCGCCCCTGCCTGCGATGCCGCCCGGAAACCGCGCCGTTCTGTGCCGCATGGAATGGCACCCGCACCACCGTAGAGCGGGCGTTGAACCTGATCGAGG includes these proteins:
- the eamA gene encoding putative amino-acid metabolite efflux pump; amino-acid sequence: MRMTLQDWALLLLLSLLWGGSFFFAAVAVRELPPLTVVALRTGIAALTLTLILRLRSEAWPFSKGAVVAFLVMGFLNNMLPFSLLFWAQTRIPSGLASIINATTPIFSIIIAHFLLSDERMAANKAIGILFGFLGVVVLLAGGVLDGAGIASVGMLACLGAALSYGFAGVYGRRFKAMSLSATQVAFGQLVATTFMMVPIVSAFDRPWALAMPSPPVIASVLALAIVSTAVAYVIFFRILASAGAVNVALVTLLVPVSAILLGTLILKEQLALRHYAGMGLICIGLLAIDGRIVDRLRRRSETGKPT
- the adaA gene encoding Methylphosphotriester-DNA--protein-cysteine S-methyltransferase: MFDFETCNAARLRRDPAFDGKFFTAVRTTRIYCRPVCPVKHPLTKNVSYYPSAAAAERAGYRPCLRCRPETAPFCAAWNGTRTTVERALNLIEAGALDTGTVEELADRLGVGARHLSRLFTDHVGASPLQTAQTLRIGRAKRLLDETTLPITEIAFKAGFGSVRRFNAAFLKLYGRSPSAVRRPKR